Sequence from the Candidatus Krumholzibacteriota bacterium genome:
TTTTCTCGCAAGGCGATCGCTGAGCCGCACGAAAAACGCGCAGACAGCCGAATACTCGAGTTTTACGGCGGCTAAAAAAGATAAGATGAGATCTCCGGTAAAGAGAAAACTCTGGCAGGCAATGGTATGGAGCGAATATGCCGTTCAGGTCAACCTGAGACTTCTTTTCCATAACTATCCATACCGCGCGATAATTTCGGACAGGTATCTCTTCGACACCCTGGTCGATATGGCTGTCAATTTTTCAATCCCTCCATCAAGGCTGGGAGAGCTTTTCGACAACATCCTTTTTCGATTCTTTCCCCGACCGGCAATGGCGATATTTTTCGACATAGATCCGGAAAAAGGCGCCACCAGAAAAAGCGACGGCACGCCGGTCGAATACCTTGACGACAGAAGAGCGTTGTACCTCGAGATGGCGAAGATGACAGGTTCGCCCGTCATAGACAGCGCGCTGCCGATAGATGAGATAGCCGATCAGGTGTGGGAACTTACTTCCGAATGGAGAAGATCTCTTGAATAAAAGAACGGAGTGTGAACCTTGAGCCGGCTGGTAGTCATAGGAATAGACGGAATGGACTGGCTTGTCACTAAGCCTCTGCTCTCGAGGATGCCTAATCTGAAAAAGATCGCCGATGAAGGATATTCCGGCGAGATGCCGGCTATTTTCCCGCCTGACAGCATCCCTTCGTGGATCTCGATCTTTACAGGGATGGACCCGAGTGAGCACGGCATATTGGAGACCATAGATTATTTCAAGAAGGACGCCCGCGAATTCGCCGTCGACACAAGCGCTTTCAGAGGAAAGACTTTCTGGGACAAAGCCTCCGAGCATGGCAAAAAAGTAATCGTCGTCAACCCTCTGATGGCTCATCCCCCATGGCAGGTCAACGGCGTCATGGCATCAGGCCCTGTCTTCGTATCCGGCGATTCCTCGACCTGCCCGCCCGGGATCTCCGATTCGATCGATCTGCCTCCGCTGGGAGGTATCGTCGATTTTCCGGAAAAGAACGAGTTGGGCGAATTCTATGAAAAGACAAAAGAGGAAACATGGGCCATCACCGATTTTACCGCCAGGTTGATGGAGACGAGAGAATGGGACCTTACTTTCATCACCCTTCTTACCATGGACAGGATATGTCATTTCTTCTGGCGCTACTATGACAGGGACGACCCCACATATCCTGGAAACAGCATACACAGTGATATCATTCCGGATTTTCATTCTTTCATCGATAAGTGCATCGGAAGGCTGGTCGAAGCGGCTGGCGATGAGGCTTCGTTCATGATCATCAGCGATCACGGGCACGCGATGCGTCCTCCCCTGCTGTTCAACCTCAACCAGCTCCTGATGGAAAACGGGCTTCTCGAGAGCAGGATCAGCGGTCCGAAGCTCCTGAGCGCGAGATATCACCTTGAAAGAGCCAAGAACCTCACTCTCGAGACCTTACACCGTCTCGACCTGGAAGATCTCTCGTACCGGCTGGCGCATTTATTCCCGTGGACGAGAAAGCTAAAGAAAAAAGATTTCATGACCTCTTCATCGAAAAACATCGCTACAGCTTCCGGTTTCGGCGGCACCAACCCTTTCGGCGGAATCGATATCTCCGTTGACAGGTGCAGGGAGGAATCACATGATTACGAGGAAGTCCGCGACCGGGTGATAAGGCTCATCCTCGACCTCAAAGATGAAAGAGGAAACAGTTACTTTCTATGGGCGAGGCGCAGAGAGGAACTGTTCGGGGGTGAATTTCTTCATAAATATCCTGACATCCTCTACGAGATGCGTCCCGAGTTCGGAACGAACTGGTCGGTGCATCTGCCCCTCGTTACTATAAATCCTCGTCACAGAAAAATTTCGGGAGGTCACAGAAAGAACAGCGTTCTCATCTTCGGCCCGACGCGGGGATGGAAAGTTATCGACAGTAATATCAGGTCGTTGAATATAGCTTCCTCAGTCCTTGCCTTCCTGACGGTCGACATGGACGGCCCGGACTTGTACAAAGGATCTTTTCTGGCCAGGCGCGATGGTTGAAAAGACTTTCTTGAGACAGGCCCTGATCGCCGCGCTTGACATCGGCGGCAGGCCGATTTAGAGTTGCTGACTTGAAGATAGCTTGAGTCAAAGTGGAGGAGAATCATGATCGATGGAGTATCGGTAAAGAACCTGAGAGTCATCCCGGATGAAAGAGGCCGGTTGATGGAGATCCTCAGGTCCGACGACAGTGAATTCACTACATTCGGGCAGGTGTACATGACTACCTGTTACGAGGGTGTCGTGAAAGGCTGGCATTTCCATAAAAAACAGACGGATTATATGACAGTGATCAGCGGTATGATGAAGATCGTGCTTTACGATTCTAGAGAGGATTCCGCTACTTTTGGCGAGGTAAACGAGTTCTTTGCCGGAACGCACAATCCGGTCAGGGTACAGATCCCACCAGGAGTATGCCACGGTTTCAAATGCGTAAGTCCTGGCGAAGCGGTCGTGATCAACACCGTGACAGAAAACTACAACTACGACGATCCGGATGAATTCAGGATAGACCCACGTGATAACGACATACCTTACGACTGGGACAGAAGAGACGGTTGAAACCGGGAGATCGAATGAGACGCGTATACGTGACAGGCGCCCGTGGCATGCTCGGCAAGGCTTTGGTCCCTCTGCTCGAAAAGAAGTACGAGGTGAAAGCCACCGACCTTCCCGAAGCTGATATTACGGACAGGGACAACATCGTCAGCGATATAAGATCCTTCTCTCCCGATTACGTATTTCATCTCGCTTCGATGACAGACGTCGATCTCTGCGAACTTCATCCGGAACAGGCGCGGCTCTCAAACACCACCGGTACGCGAAACGTCGCCGAAGGGGCGAAGGAAACCGGCGCCATGATGATATATATCAGCACGGGGATGATCTATAACGGCAGGAAAAAAGGCCCCTATACCGAATACGATCTTCCCGACCCCGTCAATGTCTATGGACGCACAAAATATGAAGGCGAACTGGAGATCGGAAGGCTGCTCAAGCGATATTTTATCTTCAACACATGCTGGATATTTGGAGGAGGAAAAGAAGATAAGAAATTCGTTTCGAAGATCCTCGAACTTGCCGGTAAAAACAAAAAGCTGAAAATCGTCGACGACAGGATCGGTTCCCCGACTTATACCGTCGACT
This genomic interval carries:
- a CDS encoding dTDP-4-dehydrorhamnose 3,5-epimerase family protein gives rise to the protein MIDGVSVKNLRVIPDERGRLMEILRSDDSEFTTFGQVYMTTCYEGVVKGWHFHKKQTDYMTVISGMMKIVLYDSREDSATFGEVNEFFAGTHNPVRVQIPPGVCHGFKCVSPGEAVVINTVTENYNYDDPDEFRIDPRDNDIPYDWDRRDG
- the rfbD gene encoding dTDP-4-dehydrorhamnose reductase, coding for MRRVYVTGARGMLGKALVPLLEKKYEVKATDLPEADITDRDNIVSDIRSFSPDYVFHLASMTDVDLCELHPEQARLSNTTGTRNVAEGAKETGAMMIYISTGMIYNGRKKGPYTEYDLPDPVNVYGRTKYEGELEIGRLLKRYFIFNTCWIFGGGKEDKKFVSKILELAGKNKKLKIVDDRIGSPTYTVDFARAIADLIEQNEYGRFHCVNSGLASRFQLAEKILQIAGITGCSLTPVSSDEFPLPAPRPEMEGMSNYRLTLMGLDNMRPWDEALSEYIREVLI
- a CDS encoding alkaline phosphatase family protein, with product MSRLVVIGIDGMDWLVTKPLLSRMPNLKKIADEGYSGEMPAIFPPDSIPSWISIFTGMDPSEHGILETIDYFKKDAREFAVDTSAFRGKTFWDKASEHGKKVIVVNPLMAHPPWQVNGVMASGPVFVSGDSSTCPPGISDSIDLPPLGGIVDFPEKNELGEFYEKTKEETWAITDFTARLMETREWDLTFITLLTMDRICHFFWRYYDRDDPTYPGNSIHSDIIPDFHSFIDKCIGRLVEAAGDEASFMIISDHGHAMRPPLLFNLNQLLMENGLLESRISGPKLLSARYHLERAKNLTLETLHRLDLEDLSYRLAHLFPWTRKLKKKDFMTSSSKNIATASGFGGTNPFGGIDISVDRCREESHDYEEVRDRVIRLILDLKDERGNSYFLWARRREELFGGEFLHKYPDILYEMRPEFGTNWSVHLPLVTINPRHRKISGGHRKNSVLIFGPTRGWKVIDSNIRSLNIASSVLAFLTVDMDGPDLYKGSFLARRDG